The genomic region CCGGACAGCCTCCGTTTACGTACGAGACCTATTGCACGGAGCACGTCATGCCGGAGGGTGCGGAGCTGCTGTTCTTGAGTTCGCACACGCACAAGCGCGGCCGGAACTTCACAGCCGACCTGCCAGACGGAACACGGATCTACGAGAGTGCCTTCTACTCAGACCCGGTGGAGCAGGAGTTCGATCCGCCGCTCCGGTTCGACTCGCCGAATCCCGCGGACCGCACCATTCATTACTGCGCGGACTATAACAATGGCGTCGACGACGACGGCGCGCCCGATCTGCGCTACGTGACCCGACTCTCCACCATGCCCAACCGCGCTACATGCACCCCGGTCGCATGTGTCGAGGGAAGAATCGGGTCGGCGTGTGCGGGCGAGGGAGACGACGAGGAATGCGACTCGTCACCGGGGGCCGGAGACGGTTGGTGCGATGCCTGCGCGATCACGCCGGGCGTCACGACGGAGAACGAGATGTTCTTCCTTCTCGGATCGTACACGGTCCGCGAATGACGGTCGAGGGCCTGAACCAACGAACGACTCGAGGGAAAGCCATGATCGAAGTCCTGAAACGCAATTGTCTTGCCCTTCTTTTCTTTGTCTTCGTCGCTGGATTCGCGGCCGGTTGCGGCTCGGAATCCACGTCCGGCACGGCGACGTCCGCGCCGCCGGCGGAGATCCCGCCCGAGCCCGAGCCAGGGCCCGAGCCGGGACCAGACCCCGAACCGAACCCCGGCGACTGTGATGAGTCCTTCGACGGCGCGTACGACGCGATCCAGAACGTCATCTTCGAACGACGTGGCTGCACCGCCGACGCGTGTCACGGCAGCAGTGCCGCGGGTGGCCTCGTGCTGAGTGCCGACGTTTCGTTCGACAACCTCGTTCGAGCCGACTCGGTCGGCAGCATTCTACGCCGCGTCGAGCCGACGAAGGTGAAGGACAGCTACCTCTTCCATAAGCTCGCCGCCGCGACCGACCCGTCGTTGGTCACGATCGACCTCGCGGGAAGCGCGATGCCCCTGTCGGGCGCAGCGCTGTCGCGGCAGGAGCTCGAAGCGATCCGGTTGTGGATCGAGGGCGGGAGCCCGCGCGAAGGTTCGATCGGTGACGAGTTCGGCGGCAATCGCGTCGCCGACCTGCTCGACGCCTGCCTGCCGGATCCGGAGCCAGTGGTGATCGAGCCGCTCGAGCCGCCGGCCGACGGCATGGGCGTCCAGATGTCGATGCCGCCGCACCAGATTCCCGCCGCGAGTGAGTTCGAGATCTGCTTCGCCGAGTACATCGATTTCCGCGACCAGATCCCCGATGAGTTCCTCACGCCGGATGGCGATAGCTTCTATGCCAACGGAGAGACGAACCTGGCGGACCCCAACACTCATCACCTGACGATCAGCTACTCGGGCTTCGGAGCCGAGATGGTGGACGCACCGGAGTTCGGTCGTTGGGAATGCGCCGCGGGCCCTCTCGAGGGGGAGGCTTGTGACCCCCTCGATCCCGACCACTGCGACGGCGGGCAATGTCGATCCGAGATCAAGAGCAGCGTCGCCTGCCTAGGCTTCGGACCGCGCGGCGGCGGGAGTGGCATTACCCCCGGTAGCCGCGTGCAGACGGCGAATGGGCGCCCTGGCTTCTTCGCCGAGTTCCCATCGCACGGGATCTTCTACTGGAACTCTCATGCCTTCAACCTGACTCCGAAGGACCTAACGCATCACAACTACACCAACGTCTACTTCACCGACGATCTGCGCTTTAAGGACGTCGGCTTCCAGAATACGTCGCAGCTCGGCATCGCCGCCGGCACGCCACCGTTCACGAAGGCAGAGTACTGCGCTGAGCATGTGCTTCCGCGCGGCACGGAGCTGTTGAGTCTCGTTTCGCATACACACAAGCGAGGCGAGCGGTTCACGATGAACCTGAAGAGCACCGGAGAGCTCCTGTACGACAACCCGTTCTGGGATGACCCGCTGTGGATCTATTATGAGCCGGCGCGGCTGTTCGATTCCGAAGATCCCGCCGACCGAACGATCATCTATTGCGCGGTCTACAACAATGGTGTCGCGCCGGACGGCTCGCCCGACGTCGGAGGTGTCACGCGTCTCTCACGCAAGCCGGAACGATCGAGCTGCCGGCCTGTGGCGTGCGCCGAAGGCCTGATCGGCGAGCCCTGCAAAGGCGTGAACGATGACGCCGCATGCGACACCTCTCCCGGCGCGGGCGACGGCATGTGCGACGCGTGCCCGATCACGGGCGGCCTGACCAGCGACGACGAGATGTTCATCATCCTGGGATCGACTCTCGAGGTGGTCCAGTAGAACGAGCTTGGGTCAGGGCAGGAGCCTCTGCGCCTGCTGCTGCATGTGGGAACGTAGCTCCTTGTCGGCGAGCTTCTCGACGAGAGGGTGGATGACTGCGCCACCGATGGCGGTCGTGAGCATGGCGACCTGTACCTGGGCCCGCGCGCCGGAGCCACCGCCCATCAGCATGCGGTATACGCGCTCCATCACTCGCCGGAAGGGCTCGTGCTCCGACAGGAAACGCAACATCACCGGGTCGCGCTGGAGGATGCCTGCCATCCGGCGGCGCGCGACGGCTAAGTCGATCATGCCAGTGATCAACACGTCGCGTCCTCGCGACATCGAGCGCTCGGCCTCGGCTGCGGTCACGGCCCCCTCCAATGCCGACAGGATGACCTGAGCTACGGCGAGGACGATCTCGCCTTTGGTGCTGTACTGGTGGTAGACGGCGGCCTTCGTAACCCCGATCTCGTCCGCGATCATCTGCAGTGAGGTCCCGCTGATCCCGTGCTCGCCGAACAATATGAGCGCGGCTCCGATGATCCGGCTCTGTGCACTGGTGGACGCCGGGCTGGGCAGGGCCGACGCGGCCTTGTCGGAGCTCATCTCGGTGAGACTACCCAATCGGGTCTTGTTCGCGAACCCGCGTTCGAATCGCTCGTCGCTGGATCAATACGCAGGGCTTGGCGGGATCCGACTTGATGTCGACTTCGGCGGCACTCGGGGCCCGAGCCCGATCCCGGCGGCAAACGAGCTTCCCAGCGCGACGAACTGTGGACGTCCTTCGGGCCGTCGTCTTCCCTCGCAAATGAGTACGATGAGGATCAGGAGCCCGATGACGAGCACGGCGACTACGCCGCCGATCAGCCCTACGGTCATGCGCCGAGCTCCATGTTGTCGCCCTGGGCCGATCGCATCGAGCCCGTGCCGTCGTCGGGCGTCAAGATCGGAATGTCCTCAGGCTCGTCGTGCACGGGGTCCTCTTCCATCGCTCGCCCGCCCGGTCGCGGGGCGTCGTTCGTCCTTCTTGCTCCGCTGTTAAAAAGTTCCTATATCGACGTCGGTGTCGAAAACAATCCCCTCGCCGCGAAACGGCGGCCCGATGCAGAACTCGTGAAGAGGAGCTCATGCCACTGACAGCTGTTTTGCTCGATGACCCTGCGCCGGGTGTGCGGCGTGTCACGCTGAACCGCCCCGAGAAGCGGAACGCCCTCAACCACGTGTTGCGCGGCGAGATCATCACCGCTCTCGAAGAAGCAGACCGCGATCCGGACGTTCGCGTCTCGATCCTGCGGGGCGCTGGCGCGAGCTTCTCCGCCGGGTACGACCTCGGTGGTGGGAACACCGGACAGGAGGAGCCGTGGTTCACGGCGGAGGGGGAGGGGCATTGGCCGCGACACGTGACGCAGGGCTGGTTCTCGATCTGGGATCTCGCGAAGCCGGTGATCGCCCAGGTGCACGGCTACTGCCTGGCTGGGGGAAGCGAGCTCGCCACGTGCTGTGACCTGGTCTACATGGCCGAGGACGGGGAGATGGGCTACCCCGCGGTCCGCTTCGGTGTGCCCGACAACCACTTCCACCCTTGGTTCGTCGGGATGCGGAAGGCAATGGACATGATGCTGACCGGCGACTCGATCAACGGAATCGAGGCGGCGCGACTCGGGTGGGCGAATGAGGCGTTTCCCGCAGAAGAGCTCGAGGCGAAGGTGCTCGCGAAGGCGGAGCGCATCGCGGCCATGCCGCAGGATCTCGTTCAGCTCAACAAGCGTGTCGTGCACCGACAGATGGAGATCATGGGGCTGCGCACGGGCATTCGAGCCGGCTCGGAGCTCTGCGCTCTCGGCATCCACTCGAAGACGACGCGCAGCTTCGTCACGAAACTCCAGGAGAAGGGTGTCACCCAGGCGGCGCAGGAGCGGGACGAAGTTTTCGGCGACTATCGAACGCGTCGCAAGTGAGGAGACTCGATGAAGTACTCGGCCGCCGATGAGAGCTTTACCCACCAGCTGCCCCGCCCGTTCGACGAGATGCACCATCCGGACGGGAGCTGGTCAGATCGTTGTTACTTCTTCGCGCACTCACCCGACGGCTCTCTGCTCCTGACGAACGGCTACGGCACCAACCCGAACCAGCGGCAGGCGACCGGCTACTGCAAGGTTGCGCTCGCCGACGGGCGTCACTGGGACCTGACGGCGGGTCGGCCGATCACACCGGCCGATCGGGACGACCTGTACGCCGGTCCGATGCGGTGGACGTGCGTCGAGCCCCTGAAGCACTGGAAGCTCGATCTCGCGCCCAACGAGTCCGGCATCGAATGGGAGCTCCACTACGAGCCTCGCGCGCCCATGTGGGATCTCCTGCCCATGAACGTCGTCGTCGACGGGAAGCCGATCGTCGACATGTACCACATGAAGGAGCCGGGAAAGTGGACGGGGTGGGTGCGGATTGACGGGGAGAAGATCTCCGTCGATGGTTTCCACGGCGGGCGAGACCGCACGTTCGGCGTCCGCGTCGCCGACGAGATCAACTTCTGGCTTTGGCTCGACGCGGGGTTCGAGGACTGCGCGATCGAGGCGTGGGTGATCGAGTCCCGCGACGGGACCGTGCAGTACGTCGACGGCGGCATCACGCACGTCGACGGTACGCTATCGAAGCGTTTCGTCGCGATCGAGCACGACGTCGAATTCGACAGCGACCGGAAGCGGCCGGCGCGCGCGGTTCTCGTGTTCACCGACGAAGACGGCCAGACCTACCGGGTCACGGCGGACTCGCCGCACCAGCACGTGAATGCGTACTACGGCATGCCACTCGGCCACATGAAGGCCCAGAGGCTCGAAGGCGGGGGCTACTTCCTCTACTTCCCGTGGAACAGCTCCGATCGCGAGGAACTCGTCGCGTTGGAGACGAAGTCGATGGCGATCGACCAGCTCATGCGCTTCGACTTCGACGGCAGGGTTGGCCACGGGATCTTCGAGATCCTGTCCGGCGCCGACGGTTACGCCCGGTACCCCAACTGGCCGAAGATGGACATGGCGTCGTTTCGTCAGAAGCCGGCGAAGTCCAGCTGATGCAGGGCGCGCGGAGGAGACCGGAACCGATGTTCTTGCGCAGGGGTTAGAACCTCCAGGACAGCTCGGCTCCGTACGTGCGCGGAGCGGCGTACGCCCGGGTGAGGAATCCGACGGTCGACACGGTGGGCGTCACGTTCGTGAAGTAGGCCACGTTGAGCAGGTTCTTCGCCCACAACGCGACCTGAGCGCGGTCGTCCATGAAATCGTAGGAGAAGCGTGCGTTCAGCAGGTTGTAGCCCGACTGCGTTGCCTCCGGCACCTCGGGGCCGAGCCACTGGACGGAGCTTACGTAGGCCCACTCGACGCGGGGCGTGAACCAACCCGACATCGGGCTTCCGTCGAGTCCGGGCATCGCGAAGGAGTACTGCGCGGCCAGGAACGTCTGCAGTCGCGGCGTGAACAGGAAGCGATCGCCCGAGCGATCGAGCGGGTTTCCGTCGTAGTCGCTCAGGCCCTCGGAGAAGTCGTCGTAGGTCGCGTCGGTGTAGCCGACGTTCCCCATGATGAGAAGGCCGTCCGTCGGTGTGGTCAGCAGCTCGATCTCGAAGCCCTTGGTCGTGGCCGTTGCCGCATTGTCGGTGATGCGTGAGATGGTCGGAGCGCCGTCGGGTCCAGTCCCGGTGTCGCGGATCTGCGTCACCTGGATGTCGTCGTATTTCCCGATGAAGAACGACGTGTTGAGGGTTGCACGTTGGTCGAAGCCGATCAGCTTTAGGCCGATCTCGAAGTTGTCGAGAGTTTCAGGACCGTAGGCGAAGGCGACTCCGGACCCAACGGTGGAGCCGGAACTGGTGCCGGTGGCGACGCCGTTGAAGCCACCACCCTTGAACCCCTCCGAGTACGTGAAGTAGCCCATCACGTGGTCGAGCGGCGTGTCGGAGATGAGGTCCTCGGGAAGGGTCGCGGCGATGCTGCCCATCGGCGTCCATGCCTGGAAGACCTTGTCGCCTGCTTCGTTGCCGGTCTGACTGCCGGTCGGGACGTCGAAGGACTCGAACGTGAGGCCCTTCTTGTCTTGCGTGTAGCGGATGCCGCCGGTGAGGCTCAGCCAGTCGAGCACGTCGTACGTGGCCTGGCCGTAGAGCGCCCACGTCCAGTTGTCGATACTTACGGTTTGGAGGGACTGCTGGTTGAGGGCGATGGGGTTGCCCTGGCCGGGCGGCAGCACGTACGTGACGCGGTCACCGCCGTTTCCCTTCTCCCAGAAACCGAAGGCGCCCGCGACGTAGTTGAGTCGATCGTCGAGCGCCGACCCGTTCAACTGTCCCTCTTGCATGATCTGGCGTTGGAACCCGGGCGTGCCGTCGAGCGGCGCGCCGCCACCGACGTTGGAGAGTTGCACGATGATGAAGTCCGTGCCGTCGACGTCAAAGCGCGTTCGAGGGTTCTGTTGGCGCCACGACGTGAGCGACTTCACGGAGATGTCGCCCATGAATGGCACCTCGCCCACGTCCCAATCCGCGACCATCCAGGCGCCGTAGCTCTCGAGATCGGTGAGGGCGGCCAGGTTCGAGGTCGTCTCGAACGGCGTCGTCTCGCTGCACGCCTCGGGAGACCCCGGGGGTAGCAACGACGAGAGAGGCGAATCGGGGTTCCCAACCACGCACCGTTGGGCGATGCCGTTGTTGTGATCGCGGCTCCAGGTTCCCGTGAGATCGATCGTGACGTCGTCGTGCGGCAGGAACCGGAGGGCGCCCAGGAACGCCAGGGAGTTGTGACCGTTCAGGTACTCGTCCCGGAACGAGTTGTAAGAGTAGCCGGGTGTGTTCCTCGAGGCGAAGGAGGTTCGCATGAGGAGGAGGTCGTCGAGAATCGGGATGTTCAGGGTGAACCGGGTATCGATGCTGTTGAAGTTCCCTGGCCGGACCATCGCGAAGCCCGCGAGCTCATTTGATGGCTTGACCGTCGTGATGTTGATTGCGCCGCCGACCGTGTTCTTGCCGAAAAGCGTTCCTTGCGGCCCGCGTAGGACCTCGACCTGTTGCACGTCCACGATGTTGACGAGCGTGCCGAGGGCGCGCGGGAGGAAGACTCCATCGACGTAGACGCCCACGCCGGGGTCGAAGGCGATCTCGGTCGACGACGTTCCGACGCCGCGGATCCGGATGTTGCTCTGCGCCCCGGTGTTGTCCGTCTGGAAGGTCAGGTTGGGTACGAGCGTCTGGATGTCGTCGAGGCGCTCGACGCCGGATTCGCGCAGGGCGTTCTCGGAGAGGGCCGTCACGGAGACCGGAGTGTCCTCGAGGAACTCCTGCCTCTTTCGGGCCTGGACGACGATCTCCTCGACCGCCTTCGCCTGACGACGCGAGATGCCGGGCACGTGGCCCGATGACTCGAGGCGTTCCGCCTGCGCGCCGGCCGCGTCGACTTCGTCCTCCTCTCCACCTCGTGCCCCCTGCGTTTCGACCGATTCGGCGTAGCTCGAAGGCGCTTCGGGCGGCTGCGCCGCGGAGGGCGTGCCGAGGACGAACACGAGACCAAGGGTCAGCGGCGCGTAGGGTAGGGCCGAGTGTCGCATCGGAGAATTCCTTTCTACTGACGGGGCGTCTTCGGACTTGCCGGAACGATCATCGGTCCTATATTGACATCGATATCAAAAGCAAGAGCCGAGGGGCCGTCTGAGCGGGCGGCGCCTGGGACCCGTCGCGATTGGGAGAAGAGAACTCATGAACGCCACGAACGAATCGTCGCCCTACATCTGCATCACGGCCGACACGCACGCAGGCGCGTCGATCGACACGTATCGCGGCTACCTCGAGCCACGCTATCGCGACGAGTTCGACGAGTGGCGTGGCGGCTACCGAAACCCGTCGAAGAAGAAGCACGGCGGCAGGAAGACGAAGAACTGGGACTCGGCCGAGCGCCTTTCAGACCTGAAGGGCGACGGTGTGGTCGGGGAGGTGCTCTTCCCGAACACGGTTCCTCCCTTCTATCGGACGGCGTTCCACATCGCGCCGCCCGTCTCGCACGCGCACTACCCGCATGCACTCGTGGGTACGCGTGCACACAACCGCTGGCTCGCGGACTTTTGCCGAGAGGCGCCGCAACGTCGTGCCGGGATCGGGCTGATCCACTTGAACGACATCGACGACGCGATCGAAGACGTGAAGTGGATCGCGGAGAACGGGCTGCGGGGCGGAGTCCTCTTGCCCCTTCCGTCGCCCGGTGAGCACTGGCTCCAACCTCTCAACCACCCGGACTACGACCGGCTGTGGGCGGTCATCCAGGACTGTGACCTGCCGATCAACCAACACTCCGGGCAGGGCTCGCCGCCGTACTGCGAAGGGCAGGGGTCGAAGGTGCTCTGGGCGTTGGAGATGCCGTTCTACGTGCAGCGCGGTTACACGAGCCTGATCATGGGTGGCGTGTTCGAGCGCTTCCCCGGATTGAAGTATTGCTTGACGGAATCGGGATGCTCGTGGGCGCCGGCGCTCCTCCGCCGGATGGATCAGCTCTACTACTCGTGGAAGGCCGGTGCGATTGGAGAGATCGACGTCGCGAAGGACCCGGCGCTCAAGGAGCCTCCGAGTTTCTATGCGCGGCGCAACTGTTGGTACGGGGCGAGTTTTCCGGGGCCGCGGGAGGTCGAGGGGCGAGACTTCGTGGGCAAGGACAAGATCCTGTGGGGCAACGACTATCCCCATCACGAGGGAAGCTATCCTTACTCGCGGGAGAACATGCGTCTCGCCTTCTCCCAAGTTCCCGAGGACGAGGTCCGCATGATGCTCGGGGAGAATGCGGCCAAGCTTTACAACTTCGACCTCGACGCTTTGCGGCAGGAAGCCAACGAGGCCAACATCACTCCCGATCTCGTGGCGACGCCTCTCGACGAGATCCCCGAGGACTCGACGTGCCTGGCGTTTCTGCGGGTACGCGCGGAGCAGGCGGCGAAGAGCAAGGCGGCGCGGAGGTGAGCGAAGCGCGACACGGCGCGAACTCGCTGAGCGCCGTTCCGGGTGCCGCGAGCCGAATATGCAGAAGGTGGAGGGTGTGAGAATGTCGGAGCCCGCCGTTTCGACGGAAGGAAACGTGCCCCGCTCGCCGAAGGGGGCGAAGACCCGGGCGCGGCTGGTCAAGGCGGCCAAGACGGTCTTCGAGCGCGACGGATTCCTGAACGCTCGAATTTCGGACATAGCGAGCCAGGCCGGCGTCTCGCACGGGTCGTTCTACCATTACTTCGACTCGAAGGAGGAGATCTTCCGCGAGGTGGCGGAGGCAGCGGAGAGCGTCCTGACGTCGCCGCCCGAGCAGACCGCGCCTCCGCCTAGCTCTCCGATCGAGCGCATTCGCCGGGCGAACCGACGCTACCTCGAGCAGTACCGCGATGAGGCTCGAATCATGGGTGTCGTCGAGGAGGTCTCCCGATACGACGAGCACGTCCGCGCGGTGCGCGCGGAGACCCATAAGCACTTTGCCGACCGGGCCGAGCGCAACATCCGTCAGCTGCAGGACGACGGTCGGGTCGACGCGGCCATCTCACCGCCGATCGCCGCGATGGCACTCGGAGCAATGGTCGCGCGCTTCGCGGAACTCTGGCTCGTGCAGGGGTCGGCAGAATACCAGTTCGACGAGGCCGTCGATCAGCTGACGCGCCTGTGGTGCAACGCTCTCGGTCTCGAAGAGAGCTGATCAGGCGGCCGCAACGTCATGACGAGCAATGAAGTGCACGACCAGCTCACGGAATGGTTGGCGGCGCAGCAGCCGGGCGTAGACGACCTCCGTATCGCGGGCCTTGACCGAGTCGAGTTCGGGCACTCGGCTGAGATGTTGGCGCTCACGCTCGCTTGGCGAGCCGACGGTGTCGAGCGCCGGCAGGATGTGGTGGTCCGCCTTCGGCCACCGCCGCCTGGGCTGCTCGAGCCGTACGACATGGAACGGCAGTTCCAGGTTCTGCGAGCGCTCGGGGAGACGGACGTGCGTTCGCCAGGTGCGCTCTGGTTAGAGCCGACGGGCGACGTTCTGGGTCGGCCCTTCTACGTGATGCAGCGTCTCGACGGGGAGGTGTACGAGCGCGAGGTTCCCGACGAGATTCGCGCCGCACCCCAGCGCGTCCGGCGGATGTCGGAGAATCTGGTACGCGAGATCGCACGGATCCACCAGGTCGATCTGGCCGCGACCGGGCTCGCCGACCTCGGCGACGGCACGGAGTACCTCGATCGCCAGCTGAAGCACTGGGCGA from Candidatus Binatia bacterium harbors:
- a CDS encoding helix-turn-helix domain containing protein, giving the protein MSSDKAASALPSPASTSAQSRIIGAALILFGEHGISGTSLQMIADEIGVTKAAVYHQYSTKGEIVLAVAQVILSALEGAVTAAEAERSMSRGRDVLITGMIDLAVARRRMAGILQRDPVMLRFLSEHEPFRRVMERVYRMLMGGGSGARAQVQVAMLTTAIGGAVIHPLVEKLADKELRSHMQQQAQRLLP
- a CDS encoding enoyl-CoA hydratase-related protein, producing the protein MPLTAVLLDDPAPGVRRVTLNRPEKRNALNHVLRGEIITALEEADRDPDVRVSILRGAGASFSAGYDLGGGNTGQEEPWFTAEGEGHWPRHVTQGWFSIWDLAKPVIAQVHGYCLAGGSELATCCDLVYMAEDGEMGYPAVRFGVPDNHFHPWFVGMRKAMDMMLTGDSINGIEAARLGWANEAFPAEELEAKVLAKAERIAAMPQDLVQLNKRVVHRQMEIMGLRTGIRAGSELCALGIHSKTTRSFVTKLQEKGVTQAAQERDEVFGDYRTRRK
- a CDS encoding TonB-dependent receptor, whose translation is MRHSALPYAPLTLGLVFVLGTPSAAQPPEAPSSYAESVETQGARGGEEDEVDAAGAQAERLESSGHVPGISRRQAKAVEEIVVQARKRQEFLEDTPVSVTALSENALRESGVERLDDIQTLVPNLTFQTDNTGAQSNIRIRGVGTSSTEIAFDPGVGVYVDGVFLPRALGTLVNIVDVQQVEVLRGPQGTLFGKNTVGGAINITTVKPSNELAGFAMVRPGNFNSIDTRFTLNIPILDDLLLMRTSFASRNTPGYSYNSFRDEYLNGHNSLAFLGALRFLPHDDVTIDLTGTWSRDHNNGIAQRCVVGNPDSPLSSLLPPGSPEACSETTPFETTSNLAALTDLESYGAWMVADWDVGEVPFMGDISVKSLTSWRQQNPRTRFDVDGTDFIIVQLSNVGGGAPLDGTPGFQRQIMQEGQLNGSALDDRLNYVAGAFGFWEKGNGGDRVTYVLPPGQGNPIALNQQSLQTVSIDNWTWALYGQATYDVLDWLSLTGGIRYTQDKKGLTFESFDVPTGSQTGNEAGDKVFQAWTPMGSIAATLPEDLISDTPLDHVMGYFTYSEGFKGGGFNGVATGTSSGSTVGSGVAFAYGPETLDNFEIGLKLIGFDQRATLNTSFFIGKYDDIQVTQIRDTGTGPDGAPTISRITDNAATATTKGFEIELLTTPTDGLLIMGNVGYTDATYDDFSEGLSDYDGNPLDRSGDRFLFTPRLQTFLAAQYSFAMPGLDGSPMSGWFTPRVEWAYVSSVQWLGPEVPEATQSGYNLLNARFSYDFMDDRAQVALWAKNLLNVAYFTNVTPTVSTVGFLTRAYAAPRTYGAELSWRF
- a CDS encoding amidohydrolase family protein, encoding MNATNESSPYICITADTHAGASIDTYRGYLEPRYRDEFDEWRGGYRNPSKKKHGGRKTKNWDSAERLSDLKGDGVVGEVLFPNTVPPFYRTAFHIAPPVSHAHYPHALVGTRAHNRWLADFCREAPQRRAGIGLIHLNDIDDAIEDVKWIAENGLRGGVLLPLPSPGEHWLQPLNHPDYDRLWAVIQDCDLPINQHSGQGSPPYCEGQGSKVLWALEMPFYVQRGYTSLIMGGVFERFPGLKYCLTESGCSWAPALLRRMDQLYYSWKAGAIGEIDVAKDPALKEPPSFYARRNCWYGASFPGPREVEGRDFVGKDKILWGNDYPHHEGSYPYSRENMRLAFSQVPEDEVRMMLGENAAKLYNFDLDALRQEANEANITPDLVATPLDEIPEDSTCLAFLRVRAEQAAKSKAARR
- a CDS encoding TetR/AcrR family transcriptional regulator gives rise to the protein MSEPAVSTEGNVPRSPKGAKTRARLVKAAKTVFERDGFLNARISDIASQAGVSHGSFYHYFDSKEEIFREVAEAAESVLTSPPEQTAPPPSSPIERIRRANRRYLEQYRDEARIMGVVEEVSRYDEHVRAVRAETHKHFADRAERNIRQLQDDGRVDAAISPPIAAMALGAMVARFAELWLVQGSAEYQFDEAVDQLTRLWCNALGLEES